In one Winogradskyella sp. MH6 genomic region, the following are encoded:
- a CDS encoding RNA polymerase sigma factor: MTNETDFILRLQDPKSKETAFRELLSLYKERLYWHIRKIVISHDDADDVLQNTFIKVYRSIDKFKGDSKLYSWLYRIATNESITHINRNARRLQITNEEHQNLAINNLAADVYFEGDDIQLKLQKAIASLPQKQQLVFNMKYFDDMKYKEMSEILETSEGALKASYHIAVKKIESFLTSD, from the coding sequence TTGACAAACGAAACGGATTTCATACTACGTCTTCAAGATCCTAAATCTAAAGAAACGGCTTTTAGAGAACTGCTAAGTCTCTATAAAGAGCGTTTATATTGGCACATCCGTAAAATTGTGATTTCTCATGACGATGCAGACGATGTTTTACAAAATACCTTCATAAAGGTATACCGAAGCATTGATAAATTTAAAGGAGACAGCAAATTATACTCTTGGTTATATCGTATTGCCACAAACGAATCTATAACACATATAAATAGAAATGCTAGGAGATTACAAATTACCAACGAAGAGCATCAAAATTTGGCTATAAATAATTTGGCTGCAGATGTTTATTTTGAAGGTGATGACATTCAGCTAAAGTTACAAAAAGCTATAGCATCACTTCCTCAAAAACAGCAACTTGTTTTTAACATGAAGTATTTTGATGATATGAAATACAAAGAAATGTCCGAAATATTAGAGACAAGCGAAGGAGCCCTTAAGGCCTCGTATCATATAGCAGTAAAAAAAATAGAGAGCTTTTTAACTTCAGATTAA
- a CDS encoding sensor of ECF-type sigma factor, translated as MKQLIPILILLVSFSGFAQRGGEIQEKIKAQKIAFITDKLELTSEEAQQFWPIYNEFEAKVEKIKSEDLRPLKREMRQGNVSDKRAGEILEKLLEAETEMHNAKLELVEDLKTVISAKKIIMLKVAEDQFNQKLLDRLKEFRERRQNRRN; from the coding sequence ATGAAACAATTAATCCCAATACTAATTTTACTTGTAAGCTTCTCTGGTTTTGCACAACGAGGTGGTGAAATTCAAGAAAAAATAAAAGCTCAAAAAATAGCTTTCATTACAGATAAATTAGAATTAACCTCGGAAGAAGCACAACAATTTTGGCCAATTTATAATGAATTTGAAGCTAAAGTAGAAAAGATTAAATCTGAAGATTTAAGACCCTTAAAAAGAGAAATGCGTCAAGGAAATGTCAGTGATAAACGTGCTGGTGAAATCTTAGAAAAACTTCTTGAAGCAGAAACAGAAATGCATAACGCTAAATTAGAGCTTGTAGAAGACTTAAAAACGGTTATATCTGCTAAAAAAATAATTATGCTCAAAGTAGCAGAAGACCAATTCAATCAGAAACTTTTGGATAGATTAAAAGAGTTTAGAGAACGCAGACAAAACAGACGAAACTAA
- a CDS encoding WD40/YVTN/BNR-like repeat-containing protein gives MRILLFCLLLFNLCSCKSEEPIKQRNFSEVEVETLLQDSLMNVRAIELNKDQLKGMSSNGKEIQMFIEDEEAILLETIGSYNSRSCAILEEDFFNLSIGSPARLYKSGMLVYYEDNPKAFYDSMDFWNDQEGIAIGDPTDDCMSIIITRDGGETWTKLSCDNLPKAKDGEAAFAASDTNISIVGDHTWVATGGKTSRVLYSPDKGKTWDVFETPIIQGKETTGMYSIDFYDENNGFAIGGDYTKPNDTLNNKIKTTDGGKTWQVVANGKGPGYRSCVQYIPNSNAKELVAIGFKGIDYSNDSGETWKHLSDEGFYTIRFLNDSVAYAAGKGRISKLTFRE, from the coding sequence GTTGTTATTTAACTTGTGTTCTTGTAAATCTGAAGAGCCTATAAAGCAAAGAAATTTTTCTGAAGTTGAGGTTGAAACTTTGTTGCAAGATTCCTTGATGAATGTTAGGGCGATTGAATTAAATAAGGATCAGTTGAAAGGCATGTCTTCTAATGGAAAAGAAATTCAAATGTTCATTGAAGATGAAGAGGCTATTTTATTGGAGACTATCGGTTCTTATAATTCAAGATCGTGTGCGATTTTAGAAGAAGATTTTTTTAATCTATCAATTGGAAGTCCAGCAAGATTGTACAAAAGCGGGATGTTGGTTTATTACGAGGACAACCCAAAAGCATTCTACGATTCTATGGACTTTTGGAATGATCAAGAAGGTATTGCCATTGGTGACCCAACGGATGATTGTATGAGTATCATCATTACCAGAGATGGAGGTGAAACTTGGACAAAATTATCTTGTGATAATTTACCAAAGGCCAAAGATGGTGAAGCTGCTTTTGCTGCGAGTGATACCAATATTTCAATAGTTGGAGATCATACTTGGGTAGCCACAGGAGGCAAGACCAGTCGAGTTCTATATTCGCCAGATAAAGGTAAAACCTGGGATGTTTTTGAGACACCAATTATTCAAGGAAAAGAAACTACAGGTATGTATTCCATAGACTTTTATGACGAGAATAATGGTTTTGCCATTGGTGGTGATTATACAAAGCCCAATGATACTTTAAACAACAAAATAAAAACAACAGATGGCGGCAAAACTTGGCAAGTTGTAGCTAATGGCAAAGGTCCAGGCTATAGAAGCTGTGTGCAGTACATTCCAAATTCTAATGCAAAGGAATTAGTAGCCATAGGTTTTAAAGGTATTGACTATAGTAATGATTCTGGCGAAACATGGAAGCATCTTAGTGACGAAGGTTTTTATACGATAAGATTTTTAAACGATTCTGTAGCTTATGCAGCTGGTAAAGGACGTATAAGTAAACTGACTTTTAGAGAATAA